A single Lactuca sativa cultivar Salinas chromosome 8, Lsat_Salinas_v11, whole genome shotgun sequence DNA region contains:
- the LOC111905638 gene encoding E3 ubiquitin-protein ligase RMA1H1 → MQTAHQTTFYTEDKSSDKGVDESKNSVSGSFECNICLDAVQEPVVTLCGHLYCWPCIYKWIQQNDTSSETPEAQNAKCPVCKTEVSQKTIVPLYGPCQTTINHGTEEKDPMMIPPRPPTPRYNPLGTRVEQLSRRRGYQRHAPPPLAMPSRGDMLMDAVVVPSPTIGMLGEMVSGRILGDLESPLFATPNSYNLVGNTTRRRRLQTTQADRSLSRIYTFLLCCIIFCLFLFT, encoded by the coding sequence ATGCAAACTGCACATCAAACCACCTTTTACACAGAGGATAAATCAAGTGATAAAGGCGTTGATGAGTCCAAAaacagtgtttcaggcagctttgAATGTAATATCTGTCTGGATGCTGTCCAAGAACCCGTAGTGACACTTTGTGGTCACTTATACTGCTGGCCCTGCATTTACAAATGGATTCAGCAGAACGATACATCATCGGAAACCCCAGAAGCTCAAAACGCAAAGTGCCCAGTATGCAAAACTGAAGTCTCACAAAAGACCATAGTTCCATTATACGGACCTTGCCAAACCACCATTAATCATGGTACTGAAGAAAAGGATCCTATGATGATCCCACCGAGGCCTCCAACACCAAGATATAATCCATTAGGCACACGAGTTGAGCAACTTAGTCGTCGTCGTGGTTATCAACGACATGCACCTCCCCCTCTAGCTATGCCTAGCCGAGGTGATATGTTAATGGATGCTGTTGTTGTTCCAAGTCCAACAATCGGGATGCTTGGAGAAATGGTGTCTGGGAGGATTTTGGGGGACTTGGAATCACCTTTATTTGCTACTCCGAATTCGTATAATCTAGTTGGGAACACTACGAGGCGGAGAAGATTGCAGACAACACAGGCTGATAGATCGCTTAGCAGAATTTACACTTTCTTGTTGTGTTGTATAATATTCTGTCTTTTCTTGTTTACTTAG